Genomic window (Akkermansiaceae bacterium):
TTCATCACGGCGGACGCCACCGGCCCGAAGCACATCCAGCTCACCCTCACCCGGTCGAAGCTGGAGCAACTGACCGACAGCCTTTTCGAGCGCACCAAGAAGCCCGTCCGCGATTGCCTCAAGGAAGCCGGTGTTTCCGCCAGCGACATTGATGAACTGGTCCTCGTCGGTGGTATGACCCGCATGCCGAAGGTGGTGGAAACCGCCAAGGAACTGGCAGGCCAGACCCCGCATCAGGGCGTGAACCCGGACGAGGTCGTCGCCATCGGTGCCTCCATTCAGGGCGGTGTGCTCCGCGGTGACGTGAAGGACGTCCTCCTTCTCGACGTCACTCCGCTCACCCTCTCCATCGAGACCATGGGCGGCATCGCCACCGCGATGATCGAGCGCAACACGACCATCCCGAAGAAGACCTCGCAGGTGTTCTCCACCGCCGCTGACAACCAGCCCGCTGTGGACATCCAGATCTGCCAAGGCGAACGGAAGATGTTCGCGGACAACAAGAAGCTCGGCAACTTCAAGCTCGATGGCATCGCCCCGGCTCGCCGCGGTGAGCCTCAGATCGAAGTGACCTTCGACATCGACTCCAACGGCATCCTCCACGTTTCCGCGAAGGACAAGCAGTCCGGCAAGGAGCAGAAGATCTCCATCCAGGGATCCTCCGGCCTTTCCAAGGACGAGATCGAGAAGGCCAAGCAGGACGCCGAGGCCTACGCCGAGGAAGACCGCAAGCGCGTCGAGAAAGTCGATGCCAAGAACAAGGCGGACAACCTCGTCTTCCAGGTCGAGAAGCAGCTCGGCGAACTGGGCGACAACGCGCCCGCCGAACTCAAGTCCATTCTCGAAGGCAAGGTCCAGGCCGTGAAGGACGCGATCTCCAGCGACGACCTCGACCGCATCAACTCCGCCGTCGCCGACCTCGAAGGTTCCCTGCAGGCCCTCTCCCAAGCCGCCCAGCAGGCCGGCGCGGGTGCCGCCCAACCGGACGTCGAACCCGCCGGTGACGAGCAGGCCTCCAACGAGCCGAAGCAGGCGAAAGGTAAGGTCGTAGATGCCGAAGTCGTAGATTGATTCCTTTTTCCGAACCGACACACTTTCCGCCCCTCTCCGAAAAGGGAGGGGCGGCTTTCTCACAACAAACCAAACCAGAATACACAGACCATATGGCCAACATCAAACCCCTGGGACAACGTGTCCTCGTCAAGCGCATCGAAGCCGACGCCATCAGCGCCGGTGGCATCGTCCTTCCGGACACCGCCAAAGAGAAGCCGCAGGAAGCTGAAGTCCTCAGCCTCGGCACCGGCGGCCGCGACGAAGACGGCAAGCTCATCGAGTTCACCGTGAAAGTCGGCGACAAGGTCCTCATCTCCAAGTACGGCGGCACCGAAGTGAAGCTCGACGGACAGGAAGTCCTCATCATCTCCGAAAACGACATCCTCGGCATCGTTGGCTGACGCCAACGGGACATTCGGGATGGGAAATTGGAAATTGGGGTTATCCCCAAACCATGAGCCACCCGGATACCCGCCACCCAATTATCCAATCACGAATATCCAATAACTTTTTATCACCATGGCCAAACAACTCCAATTCGACGAAGCAGCCCGCCAGGCCCTTCTCCGCGGTGTCGAGAAACTCGCCCGTGCCGTGAAGGCAACCCTCGGACCAGCCGGCCGCAACGTCATCCTCGACAAGAAATTCGGCTCCCCGACCATCACCAAGGACGGCGTTTCCGTCGCCAAGGAAATCGAGCTCGAGTGCCCTTACGAGAACATGGGCGCCCAGCTCATCCG
Coding sequences:
- the dnaK gene encoding molecular chaperone DnaK; its protein translation is MSKILGIDLGTTNSCMAVMDGGEPTVLENSEGARTTPSVVAFAKNGERLVGQAAKRQAVTNPKNTIFSAKRLIGRKFSELTEADKRMPYTIVAAANGDAHIQVEVNGEKKTYSPQEIAAMVLGKLKADAEAKLGESIKQAVITVPAYFNDSQRNATKAAGEIAGLEVLRIINEPTAAALAYGLDKKADEKIAVYDLGGGTFDISVLEISEGVFEVLATDGDTQLGGDDWDNTLISWIAGEFKKDQGIDLSGQPDALQRIKEEAEKAKIALSSSQSYDINLPFITADATGPKHIQLTLTRSKLEQLTDSLFERTKKPVRDCLKEAGVSASDIDELVLVGGMTRMPKVVETAKELAGQTPHQGVNPDEVVAIGASIQGGVLRGDVKDVLLLDVTPLTLSIETMGGIATAMIERNTTIPKKTSQVFSTAADNQPAVDIQICQGERKMFADNKKLGNFKLDGIAPARRGEPQIEVTFDIDSNGILHVSAKDKQSGKEQKISIQGSSGLSKDEIEKAKQDAEAYAEEDRKRVEKVDAKNKADNLVFQVEKQLGELGDNAPAELKSILEGKVQAVKDAISSDDLDRINSAVADLEGSLQALSQAAQQAGAGAAQPDVEPAGDEQASNEPKQAKGKVVDAEVVD
- a CDS encoding co-chaperone GroES produces the protein MANIKPLGQRVLVKRIEADAISAGGIVLPDTAKEKPQEAEVLSLGTGGRDEDGKLIEFTVKVGDKVLISKYGGTEVKLDGQEVLIISENDILGIVG